One window from the genome of Dysgonomonadaceae bacterium PH5-43 encodes:
- a CDS encoding hypothetical protein (product_source=Hypo-rule applied; superfamily=47565): MQKSNFYKLLKVMCKYIAILFIIMQVGCSAKYQHNKDIALKEFKTGELVREDLIFNRELLKDYFLCVCITYGFKEKNIEELDSSQAVYFDISSYAPEAFKEVKDYAIEFVENIKASPHDDLGNTKAIIMNCIDKYKSEEINSFIKSMDKYIAEDN; the protein is encoded by the coding sequence ATGCAAAAAAGTAATTTTTATAAACTACTAAAAGTCATGTGTAAATATATAGCTATATTATTTATAATAATGCAAGTTGGATGTTCAGCAAAGTATCAGCATAATAAAGATATTGCATTAAAAGAGTTTAAGACTGGAGAGCTTGTAAGAGAAGATTTAATCTTCAATAGAGAGTTACTAAAAGATTATTTTCTTTGTGTATGTATAACCTATGGGTTTAAGGAGAAGAATATTGAAGAATTAGACAGCTCTCAAGCTGTTTACTTTGATATCTCAAGTTATGCCCCAGAGGCATTCAAAGAGGTTAAAGATTATGCTATAGAGTTTGTAGAAAATATAAAAGCATCACCTCATGACGATTTAGGAAATACAAAAGCAATAATTATGAATTGTATTGACAAGTACAAAAGCGAAGAAATTAATTCTTTTATCAAGTCAATGGATAAGTATATTGCAGAAGATAATTAA